A window of the Lactuca sativa cultivar Salinas chromosome 5, Lsat_Salinas_v11, whole genome shotgun sequence genome harbors these coding sequences:
- the LOC111881819 gene encoding putative F-box only protein 15 has product MEEHHRPNKKITTELPHEILFYNILPRLPAESLHRFRYVSKQWHMFLSSPEFIKLHLHHVTNDHHQNHHKLLVLSTTAPCNLHTIDCESPESGLSRSRPIPFKVCPENMTIMTSCNGLVCVGITKRKYDDKYHNLILWNPLTDDYKKLSKSHSCKECYEVCGGPYGLYYSYSHDDYRLLRVTHDRHAYIYSLKSDSWRKLDSSTSDLKSITCLISESWGESIVQNEKVYFIKQGKRRTLGHLSNSIIRKFSRVECQVLEDGWRWRLDRADKLSDIAEFILHSEATTLDEEWELGDILFALWMSSLQTGSGKTFL; this is encoded by the exons ATGGAGGAGCACCATCGGCCCAATAAAAAGATCACGACGGAGCTACCGCATGAAATTCTATTCTACAACATACTACCAAGGCTGCCTGCCGAATCTCTACACCGTTTCAGGTACGTTTCCAAACAATGGCACATGTTCCTAAGTTCGCCTGAGTTTATCAAGCTCCACCTCCACCACGTCACCAACGACCACCATCAAAACCACCACAAACTTCTCGTTTTATCTACTACAGCACCATGCAACCTTCACACCATTGATTGTGAATCACCTGAAAGCGGTCTAAGTCGCAGCCGCCCGATTCCGTTTAAAGTTTGCCCTGAAAACATGACGATTATGACATCATGCAATGGACTTGTTTGTGTAGGCATAACCAAACGTAAGTACGATGATAAATACCATAATCTGATATTATGGAATCCTTTAACCGATGACTACAAGAAGTTGTCTAAATCTCATTCTTGTAAAGAATGCTACGAGGTTTGTGGAGGACCATACGGGCTGTATTATAGCTATTCACACGATGACTACAGACTTTTACGTGTCACCCACGATCGCCATGCTTACATATACTCGTTGAAATCAGATTCATGGAGAAAGCTGGATTCTTCCACTAGCGACTTGAAAAGTATTACCTGCTTGATTTCAGAAAGTTGGGGGGAAAGTATTGTACAGAAtgaaaaagtttattttataaaacaagGCAAGAGAAGAACCTTAGGTCATTTATCTAATTCAATTATAAG AAAATTCAGTAGAGTTGAGTGCCAGGTTTTGGAGGATGGATGGAGATGGAGATTGGACAGAGCTGATAAGTTATCCGATATTGCCGAATTTATATTGCATTCAGAAGCCACTACACTTGATGAGGAATGGGAATTGGGTGACATATTGTTTGCACTCTGGATGTCATCTCTACAAACTGGATCCGGAAAGACGTTTTTGTGA